In Daucus carota subsp. sativus chromosome 4, DH1 v3.0, whole genome shotgun sequence, one DNA window encodes the following:
- the LOC108216323 gene encoding pentatricopeptide repeat-containing protein At3g04130, mitochondrial, producing the protein MFCNSLLKTNINHLVLSLSSVLLRADFACSSRCNFIFHRVSLLGISCLADTRIVDREERREDLKGEGGADVIIAKVRDGDSVDERLQSVLHDQACSAVVVSDKLVAHLLYRFKDDWKSALAVFRWAESNPEYKPLAQSYDMMVDILGKMKQMEKMRALVDEMRLTQMVTVSTIAKVMRRFAGAGQWEEAVRTFDELERFGLQKDTESMNLLLDTLCKANKVEQAREIFLELKTHILPNAHTFNIFIHGWCKIKRVDEAHWTIQEMKGHGCRPCAISYSTIIQSYCCQHVFHKVNEIIDEMQAQGCPPNVVTYTTIMCSLTNADKFDEAIKIVDRMKSAGCKPDTLFYNAFIHTLGRAGRVREAIYVFRTEMPNIGVPPNTSTYNSVIAMLCHHAQEQDALNVLKDLESSRCSKPDVQTYYPLFKLCFKTGKIGNLKKLLDDMINTHHLSLDLSTYTLLIHGLCRTNKWEWAYLLFEQMIGNDITPRYVTCRLLLDEIKQKNMYDAAEKVEDYMRKMKSKSITR; encoded by the coding sequence ATGTTCTGTAATAGCCTCTTGAAAACAAACATTAACCATCTTGTTCTGTCATTGTCTTCTGTTCTTCTCCGTGCGGATTTTGCCTGTTCCTCTCgttgtaattttatatttcataggGTGTCGTTGTTAGGAATTTCTTGCTTGGCAGACACTAGAATTGTTGATAGAGAGGAACGACGTGAAGATTTGAAAGGTGAGGGCGGTGCTGACGTTATTATAGCCAAGGTTAGAGATGGAGACAGTGTTGATGAAAGATTGCAGTCTGTTTTGCATGACCAAGCATGTAGTGCTGTAGTGGTGTCTGATAAGCTTGTTGCTCATCTGCTTTATCGATTTAAGGATGATTGGAAGTCTGCGTTGGCAGTGTTTAGGTGGGCGGAATCAAATCCAGAATATAAGCCCTTGGCGCAGTCGTATGATATGATGGTTGATATACTAGGAAAAATGAAGCAAATGGAGAAGATGAGAGCATTGGTTGATGAAATGCGTTTGACTCAGATGGTTACAGTCAGTACCATAGCTAAGGTCATGAGAAGGTTTGCTGGTGCTGGTCAGTGGGAAGAAGCTGTACGGACATTTGATGAGTTAGAaaggtttgggttgcagaagGATACTGAGTCGATGAACCTACTACTCGATACACTTTGCAAAGCAAACAAGGTTGAGCAGGCTCGTGAGATCTTTTTGGAGCTTAAAACACATATCCTCCCTAATGCTCACACCTTTAACATCTTCATTCATGGTTGGTGCAAAATCAAGAGGGTTGATGAGGCTCACTGGACGATTCAGGAGATGAAGGGGCATGGTTGTCGCCCTTGTGCCATCAGCTACTCAACAATAATTCAGTCATACTGCTGTCAGCATGTCTTTCACAAGGTCAATGAGATTATTGATGAAATGCAAGCTCAAGGTTGCCCACCAAATGTTGTCACCTACACCACTATAATGTGTTCACTTACAAATGCAGATAAATTTGATGAAGCCATAAAAATAGTTGATAGAATGAAATCTGCTGGATGCAAACCTGATACACTTTTTTATAATGCCTTCATTCATACATTAGGAAGGGCTGGCCGGGTGCGAGAGGCTATCTACGTTTTCAGAACTGAAATGCCTAATATCGGTGTTCCCCCAAACACATCAACATACAACTCTGTGATTGCGATGTTGTGCCATCATGCTCAAGAACAAGATGCATTAAATGTCCTAAAGGATCTGGAGAGTTCTCGTTGCTCTAAGCCTGATGTTCAAACATATTATCCTTTGTTTAAGCTCTGCTTCAAGACTGGCAAGATTGGAAACTTAAAGAAGTTGTTGGATGACATGATTAATACACATCATCTAAGCCTTGATCTATCAACCTACACACTTTTGATACATGGGCTTTGTCGAACAAACAAATGGGAATGGGCGTATCTCCTGTTTGAACAGATGATAGGAAATGATATTACACCAAGATATGTGACATGCCGTTTACTCTTAGATGAGATAAAACAGAAGAATATGTATGATGCTGCTGAAAAGGTGGAAGATTACATGAGGAAGATGAAATCTAAGTCAATCACAAGGTGA
- the LOC108215944 gene encoding protein FORGETTER 1 codes for MEHHPAVLRNSPPPPPPPEPLPGGCQISCANCDEVHTVSRSVSEFVCFGCGLVQAIGRADEVSSGDVELTHPLPPEESDEGTFHDVKFSKHSSQQEDVTCPPPPREVKEGFSGAPKLSNPPPPTEDVNEVAIEVEREEDSGGVAGETFTDYRPPKLSVGPPHPDPIVETSSLSAVQPPEPTYDLRIRGDLERTEALSCLQIETLVYASQKHLQRLPDSTRAGFFLGDGAGVGKGRTIAGLILENWQYGRKKALWISVGSDLKFDARRDLDDVGAKFIEVHALNKLPYSKLDSKAVGVKEGVIFLTYSSLIASSEQGRSRLKQLVQWCGKDYDGLIVFDECHKAKNLVPEAGQRPTRTGETVLEIQALLPEARVVYCSATGASEPRNMGYMIRLGLWGTGTSFLDFPDFIGSLEKGGVGALELVAMDLKARGMYLCRTLSYKGAEFDVVEVPLEDKMMVMYNRAAEFWVYLKEKLESEIALLTTKMPKNSQLWLLYWGNHQRFFKHMCMSAKVPAVVKICHQALAEDKCVVIGLQSTGEARTEDAVAKSVNGIELDDFISGPRELLLKFIEESYPLPEKPASSSGEDGVKELQRKRRSVTTGVSYTERTRKAAKLQDESDTESETDSESESMESDDEFQISEISDSEPESTESDDGFHESMESNNGFHICEICNSDTESDKLLQCSRCKQVMHPACLVPPVTGSVSADWSCLLCEGKAEEYLRQKRKSIAQQLERYSKAAERKSQILDAVRSLDLPLNPLDDILDQLGGPDKVAEITGRRHRLIRERDGNGVRYQPRNSKDVSMEMVNINEKQLFMDGKKLVAIISEAGSAGVSLQADKRAINQRRRVHLTIELPWSADRAIQQFGRTHRSNQASAPEYRLLFSKLGGERRFASIIAKRLESLGALTQGDRRAGPSLRAYNYDSPYGKRALAEFYDRIVNQSSLLDIPPGFSIEKPNTIEEFIIKGKAALASVGLVKDNSYVDDKDIHNVARFLNRLLGLQPEMQNLLFEFFVSILDLFVQNARLEGQFDSGIADLKANTIKLKGLPKNVHVDHLSGASTVLYTFTLDRGFTWEAASTLLDEKKKDMIGSSRIGFYESRREWQGRRHYLLAFQGSSGMFRIVRPATGEAVREMPLLELEEKYSKLKSLKKARTCWENEFRVSSKQCMHGPNCKLGDYCTTGRRLQEVNVLSGLILPVWATIEKTLANQVRKSHRRLRIVRVETTTDHQRIVGLLIPNAVVNSMLKDLVRGQDINDSLALEDK; via the exons atggaacATCACCCGGCGGTGCTGCGTAATTCTCCGcctccgccgccgccgccggAACCCTTGCCCGGCGGTTGTCAAATCAGTTGCGCCAACTGCGATGAAGTTCACACAGTCAGCCGATCTGTATCGGAGTTCGTGTGCTTTGGTTGTGGATTGGTTCAAGCGATTGGAAGAGCTGATGAG GTCTCTAGCGGTGATGTCGAGTTAACACATCCGCTGCCTCCCGAAGAATCCGACGAG GGCACTTTCCATGATGTGAAGTTCTCAAAGCATTCTTCTCAGCAAGAGGATGTAACGTGTCCTCCGCCTCCGAGGGAAGTCAAGGAG ggTTTTAGCGGTGCTCCCAAGCTGTCAAATCCTCCTCCGCCTACCGAAGATGTCAATGAG GTAGCTATTGAGGTGGAGCGGGAAGAAGATAGTGGTGGTGTTGCGGGAGAAACTTTTACCGACTAT CGTCCTCCCAAATTATCTGTTGGTCCTCCTCACCCAGATCCTATTGTAGAAACATCCTCCTTATCTGCAGTGCAGCCACCTGAACCAACATATGATCTACGAATCAGGGGTGACCTGGAAAGGACAGAAGCTTTGTCGTGCTTGCAGATCGAGACACTAGTATATGCTTCTCAG AAACACCTTCAACGCCTTCCAGATAGTACTAGGGCAGGATTTTTTTTAGGAGATGGAGCTGGTGTTGGAAAAGGCCGAACGATTGCGGGATTGATCTTGGAAAATTGGCAGTATGGGAGGAAGAAGGCTTT GTGGATTTCTGTTGGTTCAGACCTGAAATTTGATGCACGGAGAGACTTGGATGATGTTGGTGCTAAGTTTATTGAAG TGCATGCATTAAACAAGCTTCCGTATTCCAAGCTTGATTCTAAGGCTGTTGGGGTTAAGGAAGGAGTCATCTTCTTAACTTACAGCAGCCTCATAGCGTCTTCTGAGCAAGGGCGTTCTCGCTTAAAGCAGCTTGTACAGTGGTGTGGGAAAGATTATGATGGCCTAATCGTGTTCGATGAG TGTCACAAGGCAAAAAATTTAGTACCTGAAGCTGGACAGCGGCCAACGCGCACAGGAGAAACAGTTCTGGAGATTCAG GCCTTGCTTCCTGAGGCGCGGGTTGTTTATTGCTCAGCTACTGGTGCTTCAGAGCCTCGCAATATGGGCTATATGATTAGACTTGGTCTTTGGGGAACTGGAACGTCTTTCTTGGACTTCCCTGATTTTATAG GGTCGCTGGAAAAAGGGGGTGTTGGTGCTTTAGAACTAGTTGCCATGGACTTGAAAGCAAG AGGGATGTATCTATGCCGTACTTTGAGCTATAAAGGGGCAGAATTTGATGTGGTTGAAGTTCCCCTAGAGGACAAGATGATG GTTATGTACAACAGAGCAGCAGAGTTTTGGGTTTACCTAAAAGAGAAATTGGAATCTGAAATTGCCTTGCTCACCACTAAAATGCCTAAAAATAGTCAGTTATGGCTCCTATATTGGGGAAACCATCAG CGTTTCTTTAAACACATGTGTATGTCGGCAAAGGTGCCTGCTGTTGTAAAAATATGTCATCAGGCACTAGCAGAAGATAAGTGTGTCGTCATTGGTCTTCAAAGCACTGGTGAAGCCCGAACCGAAGACGCTGTAGCAAAAAGTGTGAAT GGCATTGAACTTGATGATTTTATCTCGGGACCTCGTGAGCTATTGCTAAAATTTATTGAAGAAAGTTATCCATTGCCTGAAAAACCTGCATCTTCATCAG GTGAGGATGGAGTAAAAGAGTTGCAACGCAAGAGGCGCTCTGTGACAACTGGTGTTTCATACACAGAAAGAACTAGGAAAGCTGCAAAATTGCAAGATGAAAGTGATACAGAAAGTGAAA CTGATTCTGAGTCCGAGTCTATGGAATCAGATGATGAATTTCAGATCAGTGAGATTT CTGATTCTGAGCCCGAGTCTACGGAATCAGATGATGGATTTCATGAGTCTATGGAATCAAATAATGGATTTCATATTTGTGAGATTTGTAATTCTGATACG GAAAGTGATAAGTTGCTCCAATGTTCACGTTGCAAGCAGGTCATGCATCCTGCATGTTTAGTGCCACCTGTGACAGGTTCGGTTTCTGCAGATTGGTCTTGCCTTTTATGTGAAGGCAAAGCTGAGGAGTATCTTCGACAAAAGCGCAAGTCTATAGCACAACAACTAGAGAG GTATAGTAAAGCTGCAGAGCGCAAGTCACAAATTTTGGACGCCGTACGTTCTTTGGATCTTCCCCTCAATCCGTTAGATGACATTTTAGATCAG CTTGGAGGTCCTGATAAGGTAGCAGAAATTACAGGTAGGCGACACAGGCTGATCAGGGAACGTGATGGAAATGGTGTCAGATATCAGCCTCGGAACTC AAAGGATGTGTCCATGGAAATGGTCAATATAAATGAAAAGCAATTATTCATGGATGGCAAGAAGTTAGTTGCCATAATATCTGAGGCGGGTTCTGCTGGCGTATCTTTACAAGCAGATAAAAGAGCGATAAATCAG AGGAGGAGGGTACACCTTACTATAGAATTACCCTGGAGCGCTGATCGGGCAATTCAACAGTTCGGAAGAACGCACCGATCAAATCAAGCTTCTGCTCCAGAGTATAG GTTACTCTTTAGCAAGCTTGGTGGTGAACGCAGATTTGCTTCCATTATTGCCAAGAGACTAGAATCTCTTGGGGCACTTACACAGGGAGACAGACG TGCCGGACCTTCACTTAGGGCTTACAACTATGATAGCCCGTACGGAAAGAGGGCCCTTGCAGAATTCTATGATAGAATTGTGAATCAG AGTTCTCTTCTGGACATACCTCCTGGATTTTCCATTGAAAAGCCGAATACGATAGAAGAGTTTATCATCAAGGGAAAAGCTGCTCTGGCTTCTGTTGGATTAGTCAAAGACAACTCATATGTTG ATGACAAGGACATTCACAATGTTGCACGTTTCTTGAATCGGTTGTTAGGGCTACAACCAGAGATGCAGAATTT GCTTTTTGAGTTCTTCGTGAGCATCCTTGATCTTTTTGTTCAGAATGCACGACTTGAAGGTCAATTTGACTCGGGAATAGCAGACCTGAAAGCCAATACAATTAAACTAAAAGGACTGCCAAAG AATGTTCACGTTGATCATCTGTCTGGAGCGTCAAccgttttatatacatttacatTGGATCGAGGATTCACTTGGGAG GCTGCATCAACGTTGCTTGATGAGAAGAAAAAAGATATGATTGGTTCCTCTAGAATAGGGTTCTATGAATCCAGGAGAGAATGGCAGGGGAGAAGACACTATCTTTTGGCATTTCAAGG GTCTTCTGGAATGTTTAGAATTGTCCGTCCTGCTACCGGGGAAGCAGTAAG GGAAATGCCTCTTTTAGAGCTTGAAGAGAAGTACAGCAAATTAAAATCTTTGAAGAAGGCTCGTACATGCTGGGAGAATGAGTTTCGTGTATCCTCTAAACAG TGCATGCACGGTCCCAACTGTAAGCTAGGTGATTACTGTACTACTGGCAGAAGATTACAAGAAGTAAATGTATTAAGTGGCTTAATACTACCTGTCTGGGCAACTATAGAAAAGACCCTTGCCAATCAG GTTCGTAAAAGTCATAGACGACTCCGTATTGTGCGTGTAGAGACTACTACAGATCACCAGAGAATTGTTGGATTACTGATCCCGAATGCTGTAGTTAACTCTATGCTGAAAG ATTTGGTACGGGGTCAAGATATCAATGACTCACTTGCATTGGAGGACAAGTAA
- the LOC108216373 gene encoding putative ABC transporter C family member 15 — translation MSQESVFYQGFEEGFFRVLQMVSMEVTVKVVFNVGFFLLLLTWVLVELWKNRTRGESLPERVYFKEGYKVFTKITVGFNVLIMVLNVGLCVYNVWNLKILSLESLTSVVIWALSSFVSFSAAKIRNTLWPIVLLMWWHAYVVIDMLMVYLYFASYFDTIESDSFVSKPSFVDVASFPLLVFLCYNGTDFQFESASELGEPSLPEAEVSEANATDDAFSKAGIWSKLTFRWLNPLFKKGRVKKIELSDIPSIPQSEAADNAAALLEESLLKQKNQASLLPNAIFKAIWKPLAVNATFAGVNTIASYVGPFLITNFVNFLSNKDDNSSSYHGLVLAFIFLSAKTVESLSQRQWYFGAQRIGIRVRAALTVLIYKKSLLIKYSGTSTGKITNCVNVDVDRIGDFCWYVHGIWLLPVQIALALVILYRNLGAPPSFAALFATILVMVSNTPLANMQESLHSKIMESKDSRIKATSETLKSMRVLKLHSWEPTFLKKILQLRETERGWLKKYLYTCSAVAFLFWASPTLVSVVTFGVCIVLKTPLSSGTVLSALATFRILQEPIYNLPELISMVAQTKVSVDRIHDIICEQENMHSAKQHPSEDSNIAVELEQGEYSWAENNQYFESFRVKISDKIRIRKGYKVAICGSVGSGKSSLLCSILGEIPKISGNNIKVYGSRAFVPQSAWIQTGTIRENILFGKELNMTLYENVVEGCALTRDIEMWADGDLSVVGERGMNLSGGQKQRIQLARAIYNESDVYFLDDPFSAVDAHTGAHMFKKCMMELLNTKTVIYVTHQLEFLEASDLVLVMKNGRIVQSGKYRDLIAETTGELVTQMDAHSKSLNQVKPPKKFYKSFSSKGFIQENQNEDEVIEEVHNICHRDVSQEKSQQEETETGRVKWHVYSTFATCAYKGALVPLILLCQVLFQALQMASNYWIAWGTEEEDRVSKDKLIGIFALMSGGSSIFILGRAVLLSTIAIETAQRLFEGMIASVFRAPLSFFDSTPSSRILNRSSTDQSIVDTDIPYRLAGLAFALIQLLSIVVLMSNVAWQISILFLVVLAISVWYQAYYITTARELARMVGIRKAPILHHFSESISGASTIRCFNQEDRFLNRNISLINNYSRVAFHNSSTVEWLCVRINFLFNLVFFLLLVILVNLPRSAIDPSLAGLAATYGLNLNVLQAWVIWNLCNVENKMISVERILQYTKVPSEAPLVIESSRPKPNWPANGKIELQNLHVQYTPSLPRVLKGITCTFQGQKKIGVVGRTGSGKSTLIQALFRVVEPTEGQILIDGVNISSMGLQDLRSRLSIIPQDPTLFQGTMRSNLDPLQQHSVHEIWEVLNKCQLAEGVRQDQRQLDAPVAEDGENWSVGQRQLVCLARVLLQKRRILVLDEATASVDTATDNVIQKTIRKETSECTVITVAHRIPTVIDNDLVLVLDEGNILEYDSPAQLLKDSSSAFSTLVAEFMRRSSKE, via the exons ATGAGTCAAGAATCAGTGTTTTATCAGGGTTTTGAAGAGGGGTTTTTCAGGGTTTTGCAGATGGTGTCCATGGAGGTTACTGTGAAGGTTGTGTTTAATGTAGGATTTTTCTTGCTTTTATTGACATGGGTTTTGGTGGAATTGTGGAAGAACAGAACAAGGGGTGAAAGTTTGCCAGAAAGGGTGTATTTTAAGGAAGGTTATAAGGTTTTCACCAAGATAACTGTTGGTTTTAATGTGTTGATTATGGTTTTGAATGTTGGGCTTTGTGTTTACAATGTTTGGAACCTAAAGATTCTGTCTTTAGAATCTTTAACCTCAGTTGTGATTTGGGCATTGTCAAGTTTTGTGAGTTTTTCTGCAGCGAAGATTCGCAATACATTGTGGCCTATTGTGCTTTTGATGTGGTGGCACGCTTATGTGGTTATTGATATGCTTATGGTCTATCTATATTTTGCTTCATATTTTGACACCATTGAATCTGATAGTTTTGTTTCGAAACCCAGCTTTGTTGATGTTGCTTCCTTCCCACTGCTAGTTTTTCTGTGTTACAATGGTACCGATTTTCAATTTGAAAGTGCTAGTGAACTAGGGGAACCATCGTTACCAGAAGCAGAAGTAAGTGAGGCTAATGCCACTGATGATGCATTCTCGAAAGCTGGAATTTGGAGCAAGCTTACATTTAGGTGGCTTAATCCTTTGTTTAAGAAGGGTAgagttaaaaaaattgaattatccGACATACCATCCATCCCTCAATCTGAAGCAGCAGATAATGCAGCTGCTTTGCTAGAAGAATCACTTTTAAAGCAGAAGAACCAAGCTTCTTTGTTGCCTAATGCGATATTTAAAGCTATATGGAAGCCTCTGGCTGTAAATGCAACTTTTGCAG GAGTAAATACAATTGCTTCGTATGTTGGTCCCTTCTTGATCACAAATTTTGTGAATTTCTTATCAAACAAAGATGATAATTCAAGCAGTTACCATGGATTAGTTCTTGCATTCATCTTTTTATCTGCAAAGACGGTAGAGTCTTTGTCACAAAGACAGTGGTACTTTGGTGCACAACGAATTGGAATTCGGGTCCGGGCTGCTCTTACTGTACTAATATACAAGAAGTCTTTGTTAATTAAGTATAGCGGTACTAGTACTGGAAAAATCACAAACTGTGTCAATGTAGATGTTGACAGGATTGGTGATTTTTGCTGGTATGTTCATGGGATTTGGCTACTCCCGGTGCAGATAGCTTTGGCGTTAGTCATCTTGTACAGGAATCTCGGTGCTCCTCCTTCATTTGCTGCTCTTTTTGCAACAATTTTGGTGATGGTTAGCAATACTCCACTAGCTAATATGCAAGAAAGTCTCCATAGCAAGATAATGGAATCGAAAGACTCAAGAATTAAAGCTACATCGGAGACTCTAAAGAGCATGAGAGTCTTGAAGTTGCATTCATGGGAGCCGACTTTTTTAAAGAAGATCCTTCAGCTTAGAGAAACTGAGAGGGGTTGGCTAAAAAAGTATCTTTACACGTGCTCAGCAGTGGCTTTTCTGTTCTGGGCCTCACCAACTTTGGTTTCTGTTGTCACCTTTGGTGTTTGTATTGTTCTGAAAACCCCTCTGAGTTCAGGCACTGTTTTGTCAGCTCTAGCCACTTTTAGGATTTTGCAAGAGCCAATATATAATTTGCCAGAGCTGATCTCAATGGTTGCCCAAACAAAGGTTTCAGTTGATCGAATCCATGACATTATTTGTGAGCAGGAAAATATGCACTCGGCAAAACAACATCCATCTGAAGATTCCAATATTGCGGTAGAGCTTGAACAGGGTGAATATTCATGGGCCGAAAATAACCAGTACTTTGAAAGTTTCAGAGTGAAGATTTCtgataaaattagaatcaggaAAGGTTACAAGGTAGCTATCTGTGGTTCTGTTGGATCTGGGAAATCAAGTTTACTTTGCAGTATACTTGGAGAGATTCCCAAAATTTCTGGCAATAATATCAAGGTTTATGGCTCCAGAGCATTTGTTCCACAAAGTGCTTGGATACAGACAGGCACCATACGAGAGAACATCCTTTTTGGCAAAGAATTGAATATGACATTGTATGAGAATGTTGTGGAAGGATGTGCTCTAACTCGCGATATAGAGATGTGGGCTGATGGAGATCTAAGTGTGGTGGGAGAGAGGGGCATGAACTTGAGTGGCGGACAAAAGCAGAGGATTCAGTTGGCAAGAGCAATCTACAACGAATCAGATGTTTATTTCCTAGATGACCCTTTTAGTGCTGTGGATGCACATACTGGAGCTCATATGTTCAAG AAATGTATGATGGAGTTGCTAAATACGAAGACAGTTATATATGTGACACATCAGTTGGAATTTCTTGAAGCTTCAGACCTTGTATTG GTAATGAAGAATGGTAGAATTGTTCAGTCTGGAAAATATAGAGATTTAATTGCAGAAACTACTGGTGAACTTGTGACACAAATGGACGCCCATAGCAAATCTCTAAATCAAGTTAAACCACCCAAAAAGTTCTACAAAAGCTTTTCATCAAAGGGATTTATTcaagaaaatcaaaatgaagatgaagtcATTGAGGAAGTCCATAATATTTGCCACAGGGATGTTAGCCAAGAAAAATCTCAGCAAGAAGAGACGGAAACTGGAAGAGTGAAGTGGCATGTGTATTCAACCTTTGCTACCTGTGCTTATAAAGGGGCACTGGTTCCATTAATCCTTTTGTGCCAAGTTCTTTTCCAGGCATTACAGATGGCCAGCAACTACTGGATTGCTTGGGGAACTGAAGAAGAAGACAGGGTAAGCAAAGACAAGTTGATTGGTATATTTGCACTGATGTCTGGGGGAAGTTCTATCTTTATACTAGGGAGAGCTGTTCTGTTGTCCACTATTGCCATTGAAACAGCTCAGCGCCTTTTCGAGGGAATGATTGCCTCAGTTTTCCGGGCTCCTTTGTCATTCTTCGACTCTACACCTTCAAGCAGAATCCTGAATCGA TCTTCTACAGACCAAAGCATTGTTGATACAGACATACCTTACAGATTAGCTGGATTAGCTTTTGCATTGATTCAGTTATTAAGCATTGTTGTCCTTATGTCAAATGTTGCTTGGCAAATTTCTATCCTGTTCCTAGTCGTCCTTGCCATCTCCGTATGGTATCAG GCTTACTATATTACCACTGCCAGAGAACTTGCCAGGATGGTTGGGATAAGAAAGGCTCCAATTCTGCATCACTTCTCGGAGTCCATTAGTGGCGCATCAACAATTCGTTGCTTCAATCAAGAGGATCGCTTTCTCAATAGGAATATAAGTTTAATCAACAATTATTCTAGAGTTGCTTTCCACAACTCCAGTACAGTGGAGTGGCTATGTGTTCGAATTAACTTCCTTTTTAACCTTGTCTTCTTCCTCCTTTTGGTCATACTGGTGAACTTACCAAGATCAGCCATTGATCCTA GCCTGGCAGGACTGGCAGCTACTTATGGCCTGAACTTAAATGTACTCCAAGCTTGGGTTATATGGAACCTCTGCAATGTCGAGAACAAGATGATATCAGTGGAAAGAATTCTTCAGTACACAAAAGTACCTAGTGAAGCCCCATTAGTCATCGAAAGTTCAAGGCCAAAACCAAACTGGCCAGCCAATGGAAAGATAGAACTTCAAAATCTTCATGTTCAGTACACACCTTCTCTCCCAAGAGTTCTTAAAGGAATCACCTGCACTTTCCAAGGCCAAAAGAAAATTGGAGTTGTGGGCAGAACAGGGAGTGGGAAGTCCACTCTGATCCAAGCTCTCTTCAGGGTGGTTGAACCCACTGAAGGCCAGATTTTGATCGATGGGGTTAACATATCCAGTATGGGCTTGCAGGATTTAAGGTCTAGGTTGAGTATTATCCCACAAGATCCAACATTGTTTCAAGGAACGATGAGGTCTAATCTTGATCCCTTACAGCAGCATTCAGTTCACGAAATTTGGGAG GTTTTAAACAAATGTCAACTGGCAGAAGGAGTGAGGCAGGACCAGAGACAGCTTGATGCACCAG TTGCCGAAGATGGAGAAAACTGGAGTGTTGGACAAAGGCAGCTTGTATGTCTAGCCAGGGTGCTACTCCAGAAACGGAGAATATTGGTATTGGATGAGGCTACAGCTTCGGTGGATACAGCTACAGATAATGTCATTCAGAAGAcaataagaaaagaaacaaGTGAATGCACAGTCATAACCGTTGCTCATCGAATCCCAACCGTCATTGACAATGATCTAGTCCTTGTACTTGATGAAG GCAATATTCTAGAGTACGACTCACCAGCTCAGTTGCTAAAGGATAGTTCTTCTGCATTTTCAACTTTGGTAGCGGAATTTATGAGGAGATCGTCTAAGGAATGA